A genomic segment from Phragmites australis chromosome 6, lpPhrAust1.1, whole genome shotgun sequence encodes:
- the LOC133922503 gene encoding putative multidrug resistance protein translates to MGNDGPEPEPGTAKAKKTAPMLASIASVFMHADAADVVLMVLGLVGAMGDGLSTPVMLLITSRIFNDLGSGPSFMEQFSSKINENTRNLLFLAVGNWVMAFLEGYCWARTAERQASRMRERYLRAVLRQDVEYFDLKVGSTSEVVTSVSNDSLVVQDVLSEKVPNFVMNCSMFLGSYAVGFALLWRLTLVALPSVLLLIIPGFMYGRILIGLARRIREQYTRPGAIAEQAVSSVRTVYSFVAERSTMAQFSAALEESARLGLKQGLAKGIAVGSNGITFTIWAFNVWYGSGLVMYHGALGGTVFAVSAAIVVGGLALGSALSNVKYFSEASSAGERILEVIQRVPKIDSESNAGEELANVVGEVEFKNVEFCYPSRPESPIFVSFNLRIPAGRTVALVGSSGSGKSTVIALLERFYDPSAGEVTLDGMDIRRLRLKWLRAQMGLVSQEPALFATSIRENILFGKEDATAEEVVAAAKAANAHNFISQLPQGYDTQVGERGIQMSGGQKQRIAIARAILKSPKILLLDEATSALDTESERVVQEALDLASVGRTTIVIAHRLSTIRNADTIAVMQYGEVKELGSHDELIANENGLYSSLVRLQQTRDSREADEFGGTGSTSAVGQSSSHSMSRRFSVISRSSSARSIGDARDDDNTKKKLLVPSFRRLLMLNAPEWKQALMGSFSAIVFGGIQPAYAYAMGSMISVYFLTDHEQIKDKTRTYALIFVALAVLSFLINIGQHYNFGAMGEYLTKRIREQMLAKILTFEIGWFDRDENSSGAICSQLAKDANVVRSLVGDRMALVIQTVSAVLIACTMGLVIAWRLALVMIAVQPLIIICFYARRVLLKSMSKKSIQAQSESSKLAAEAVSNLRTITAFSSQDRILRLFDQAQDGPRKESIRQSWFAGLGLGTSMSLMTCTWALDFWYGGRLMAEHHITAKALFQTFMILVSTGRVIADAGSMTTDLAKGADAVASMFAVLDRETEIDPDNPEGYKPEKLKGEVDIKGVDFAYPSRPDVIIFKGFSLSIHPGKSTAIVGQSGSGKSTIIGLIERFYDPLRGVVKIDGRDVKTYNLRALRRHIGLVSQEPTLFAGTIRENIVYGTETASEAEIENAAWDSNAHDFISNLKDGYDTWCGERGVQLSGGQKQRIAIARAILKNPAILLLDEATSALDSQSEKVVQEALDRVMVGRTSIVVAHRLSTIQNCDLISVLEKGIVVEKGTHASLMAKGPSGTYFGLVTLQQGGNQQ, encoded by the exons ATGGGTAACGATgggccggagccggagccgggtACGGCGAAGGCGAAGAAAACGGCGCCGATGCTGGCGTCGATCGCGTCTGTGTTCATGCACGCGGACGCGGCGGACGTGGTGCTGATGGTGCTGGGCCTGGTGGGCGCCATGGGCGACGGCCTGTCCACGCCGGTGATGCTGCTCATCACCAGCCGCATCTTCAACGACCTCGGCAGCGGCCCCAGCTTCATGGAGCAGTTCAGCTCCAAGATCAATGAG AACACGCGGAACCTCCTCTTCTTGGCCGTCGGCAACTGGGTCATGGCGTTCCTAG AGGGGTACTGCTGGGCGCGGACGGCGGAGCGGCAGGCATCGCGGATGCGGGAGCGGTACCTGCGGGCGGTGCTCCGGCAGGACGTGGAGTACTTCGACCTCAAGGTGGGCTCGACGTCGGAGGTGGTGACCAGCGTCTCCAACGACAGCCTCGTCGTGCAGGACGTGCTGAGCGAGAAGGTGCCCAACTTTGTGATGAACTGCTCCATGTTCCTCGGCAGCTACGCCGTCGGGTTCGCGCTGCTGTGGCGGCTCACGCTGGTGGCGCTGCCGTCGGTGCTGCTGCTCATCATCCCAGGGTTCATGTACGGCCGCATCCTCATCGGCCTCGCGCGCCGGATCAGGGAGCAGTACACGCGCCCCGGCGCCATCGCCGAGCAGGCCGTCTCCTCCGTGCGCACCGTCTACTCGTTCGTGGCGGAGCGGAGCACCATGGCGCAATTCTCCGCGGCGCTCGAGGAGTCAGCGCGGCTCGGGCTCAAGCAGGGGCTCGCCAAGGGCATCGCCGTCGGCAGCAACGGCATCACCTTCACCATCTGGGCATTCAATGTCTGGTATGGCAGCGGCCTCGTCATGTACCACGGCGCTCTGGGCGGCACCGTTTTCGCCGTCTCTGCTGCCATTGTCGTCGGTGGCCT AGCGCTAGGGTCAGCGTTGTCGAACGTCAAGTACTTCTCGGAGGCGAGCTCGGCAGGGGAGAGGATCCTGGAGGTGATCCAGCGGGTGCCCAAGATCGACTCGGAGAGCAACGCCGGCGAGGAGCTGGCCAACGTCGTCGGCGAGGTGGAGTTCAAGAACGTGGAGTTCTGCTACCCTTCACGACCGGAGAGCCCCATCTTTGTCAGCTTCAACCTGCGCATTCCGGCGGGGCGCACGGTGGCGCTGGTCGGCAGCAGCGGGTCGGGAAAGTCTACGGTGATCGCGCTGCTGGAGCGGTTCTACGACCCTTCGGCCGGCGAGGTGACCCTGGACGGCATGGACATCCGGCGGCTGCGGCTCAAGTGGCTGCGAGCGCAGATGGGGCTCGTCAGCCAGGAGCCGGCGCTGTTCGCGACGTCGATCAGGGAGAACATCCTATTCGGCAAGGAGGACGCCACGGCGGAGGAGGTCGTCGCCGCGGCCAAGGCTGCCAACGCCCACAACTTCATCTCCCAGCTGCCGCAGGGCTACGACACGCAG GTTGGTGAGCGTGGTATCCAAATGTCTGGAGGACAGAAGCAAAGGATCGCTATTGCCAGAGCAATCCTTAAGTCACCCAAGATCCTCCTCCTTGATGAAGCCACCAGCGCATTGGACACTGAGTCAGAGCGTGTCGTGCAAGAGGCGCTTGACCTGGCCTCCGTTGGCCGGACTACAATTGTAATTGCACATCGTCTCTCCACTATCCGAAATGCTGACACGATTGCTGTCATGCAGTATGGCGAGGTCAAGGAGCTGGGCTCCCATGATGAGCTCATTGCCAATGAGAATGGCCTCTACTCATCTCTTGTCCGCCTTCAGCAAACCAGAGACTCAAGAGAGGCTGACGAGTTTGGTGGAACTGGAAGTACATCTGCTGTGGGTCAATCCAGCAGCCACAGCATGAGCAGGAGGTTCTCTGTAATTAGCAGGTCAAGCTCAGCACGATCAATCGGTGATGCAAGAGATGATGACAACACCAAAAAGAAGCTTCTTGTGCCCTCCTTCAGAAGGCTGCTTATGCTTAATGCACCAGAGTGGAAGCAGGCGCTGATGGGGAGCTTTAGTGCAATTGTGTTTGGAGGCATCCAGCCTGCTTATGCATATGCCATGGGGAGCATGATCTCAGTCTACTTCTTGACAGATCATGAACAAATCAAGGACAAGACAAGGACCTACGCGCTCATCTTTGTAGCTCTCGCAGTGCTCTCGTTCTTGATCAATATTGGACAGCATTACAACTTTGGTGCCATGGGGGAATACCTCACCAAGAGGATCAGGGAACAAATGCTTGCAAAAATCCTCACTTTCGAGATTGGGTGGTTCGACCGTGACGAGAACTCCAGTGGTGCCATTTGCTCACAGCTTGCCAAGGATGCTAACGTC GTGAGGTCACTTGTGGGTGACCGAATGGCTCTGGTAATCCAAACAGTTTCTGCGGTTCTCATCGCCTGCACCATGGGTCTGGTGATTGCTTGGCGTCTGGCCCTTGTCATGATAGCAGTGCAGCCTCTTATCATTATCTGCTTTTATGCTCGTCGAGTCTTACTGAAGAGCATGTCCAAGAAATCAATACAGGCACAATCTGAAAGTAGCAAGCTAGCTGCTGAGGCTGTCTCCAATCTCCGGACCATCACCGCTTTCTCATCGCAGGACCGCATCCTACGCCTCTTTGACCAAGCACAAGACGGGCCACGCAAGGAAAGCATCCGGCAGTCATGGTTTGCAGGCCTTGGCCTTGGCACCTCCATGAGCCTTATGACGTGCACATGGGCCCTCGACTTCTGGTATGGTGGCAGACTCATGGCTGAGCATCACATTACTGCAAAGGCACTGTTCCAAACCTTCATGATTCTAGTAAGCACAGGACGTGTGATTGCAGATGCAGGTAGCATGACAACAGACCTTGCTAAGGGTGCTGATGCGGTCGCTTCAATGTTTGCTGTCCTTGATCGGGAAACAGAAATTGACCCTGACAACCCTGAGGGATACAAGCCAGAGAAGCTCAAAGGAGAGGTGGACATAAAAGGAGTTGACTTTGCATACCCATCAAGGCCGGATGTGATCATCTTCAAAGGATTCTCCTTGAGCATCCATCCAGGCAAGTCAACAGCAATTGTTGGTCAAAGTGGTTCTGGCAAGTCGACCATCATCGGGCTAATAGAGAGGTTCTACGATCCACTCAGGGGGGTGGTGAAAATAGATGGTCGAGACGTCAAAACATACAATCTTCGAGCCTTGCGACGGCACATTGGGCTAGTTAGCCAGGAGCCAACACTATTTGCAGGTACAATCAGAGAGAACATTGTGTATGGGACAGAAACAGCAAGTGAGGCAGAAATTGAGAATGCAGCATGGGATTCAAATGCACATGACTTCATTAGCAACCTCAAGGATGGATATGATACATGGTGTGGTGAGCGGGGTGTTCAGCTGTCAGGAGGGCAGAAACAGCGCATTGCTATCGCCCGTGCAATCCTGAAGAACCCTGCTATCTTGCTACTGGATGAAGCTACAAGTGCACTGGACAGCCAGTCTGAAAAGGTTGTGCAAGAAGCACTGGACCGAGTGATGGTTGGCAGGACAAGTATAGTGGTAGCACACAGGCTCAGCACTATCCAGAACTGTGACCTGATCAGTGTGCTTGAGAAAGGAATTGTCGTGGAGAAGGGCACACATGCATCTCTCATGGCCAAGGGTCCTTCTGGAACATACTTTGGATTGGTTACTTTGCAACAAGGAGGCAACCAGCAATGA